From Streptomyces sp. SCSIO 75703:
GGTGCGGCACCAGCACCAGCGCCGGGTCGTGCAGCCCGTCGGCGAGGTCCATCAGCTCCGCCGCGTCCGGCATGACCCGCGGTTCCTGCGGTCCGCCGGGCGGCGGCTCGTACGTCTCCAGGGTGTGCGCGCACAGCTCGGCCAGCGCCTCGACCTGCCGGACCACCGGGGGCGGCTGCGGAGCGAGCGGCACCGGCCAGGCGATCTCCAGCACCCCGTGGATACGGCCCCCGGTGCCGGCGGGCACGGCGGCCCGGCCGCCCTCCGGATACTGGTGGCGGCCCACGCTGGGCAGCCCGGTCCGCGCGAGCGAGGTGATCCACTGTCCGGCGCGCTCGGTCAGCCCGCTGCGGGCCACCGTCGCCACGTCCGGCGGGACGTAGCGCCAGCGGGCCGCCTCGGCCGGGGAGAACCCGGCGCTGCCGGCCAGGGTCAGCGACCCGTCGGAGCCCGCCGCCCAGATGGCCACCGCGACCGCGCCGAGCGGACGCAGCGCCTGTTCGAGGAGGGCGTCGGCGACGGCCTGGGTGTCGCTCGCGGCGAGCGCCCGGCTCTCGGCGGCCCGCAGCCGCACCGCGGCGGAACCGGCCACCGCGCCCGGGCCGGTTCCGTCGGCGCCGGCCGCCTCCCGGCCGCCGGCCGCGGCGGTGGCGGTGAGGAAGGAGTCGGTGATCTCCGACATCCGGTCCCGGGCGGCCTGGTTGATGACGTCGACCGCGAACTCCAGCGGCGTCGCCTGCGACTGCTCCGCCAGCTCGGCGAGTTGCCGGGCGGCCTCGGCGGGGCCGCAGCCGAGCCGGGCGACGAGGATGCCCTTGGCCAGCTCGATCAGGGCGCGCCCCTCGGCCTCGGCCTGTGCGTCCCGCACCTCGCGGCTGAGCCGGGCGACGGTGGCCGCGAGGCGGCCCACGGGGGTGAGCGGGGTGATCGCGCCGAGCCCGTCCGCCGTGGCCGGTGGCCGTGCCGGGGACGGTCCGCGGTCCGGTCCCCGCCGGTCCGGGGTCTCGTGCCGCCGTCCGGGACCGTTCACGCCGACCACGCTCCGCGGCCGGAGGGGCGCGGCGCCACCGCGCACGCGGCGCGGGGGAGGATGCCGTACGCGCTCATGCGGGCAACCACCGGCGGACGCAGGCGATCAGGTCCCGGGTGTCGACCGGCTTGGTGACGTAGTCGCTGGCCCCGGAGGCGAGGCTTTTCTCCCGGTCGCCGGGCATCGCCTTCGCCGTGACCGCGATGATCGGCAGATCGGCGTACCGCGGCATCCGGCGGATCTCCGCGGTCGCCGTGTAGCCGTCCATCTCCGGCATCATCACGTCCATCAGCACCAGGGCGACCTCCGGGTGGTCCACCAGCGTCTCGATGCCGCGCCGCCCGTTCTCCGCGTGCAGCACCCGGAAGCCGTGCAGCTCCAGGATGCCGCTGAGCGCGAAGAGGTTGCGCGCGTCGTCGTCCACGACCAGGACCGTACGGCCCGTCGGCGGCCCGTCGGCGGGCGGCTCCGGCAGCCGCCCCGGCTGCTCGTGCCGCACCAGCGGCAGGACGTCGCCGGGTTCGTCGGCCGCCAGGTGCAGGGCGATGCGCTCGCGCAGCTCGTCCAGGCTGGACAGGAACTCCAGCGAGCCGCCCTGCGCGCCCGAGCGCAGGCTCGCCTCCTGCGCCGCGTCCGCCCGGTGCCCGCTGTGCACCAGCACCGGCACGCTCGCCAGCGCGGAGTCGCCCCGCAGCGCGCCGAGGAAACGGGACGCCTCCCCGTCCGGCAGGCCCAGCTCCAGTACCACGCAGTGGCACGGCTCGGCCGCGAGCGCCCCGGCCGCCTCCTGCGCGCCGACGGCGGTGATGACGTCCACCGGGGGCCGGTCGCCCGTGTCGTCCCGGCCGTGCGCGAGGTCGGCGACCACGCTCTCGGCCACCAGGGTGAGCAGTCCCCGCGGCCGTTCCTCGACGACCAGCAGGCGCCGGGGCCGGTTGCGGTGCCCGCCGGCCGGTTCCCGCGGGGCGGGGCGGGGGAGCGGGGCGGCCGAGGAGGCCGGCAGGCTCTCGCCGGCGTGCTCCAGCACCTCCTCGAAGTCCGGCCGGGCCACGGGCAGGAACAGGGTGAAGGTGCTGCCGCGGCCGGGCGTGCTGTCCACCGTGACGGCGCCGCCGAGCAGTTGGGCGATCTCCCGGGTGATGGACAGGCCGAGCCCCGTGCCGCCGTACTTGCGGCTGGTGGTGCCGTCGGCCTGCTGGAAGGCGCCGAAGACCGACTCCAGGTTCTGTTCCGGGATGCCGATGCCGGTGTCGCTCACCCGGAAGGCGACCACGGCACCGCCGCGGATCACGTCCGCGGGCACCTCGTCGTCCGGGGCCGGTGCGACGGACAGTTCCACGCTGCCCCGCTCGGTGAACTTCACCGCGTTGGAGAGCAGGTTGCGCAACACCTGGCGCAGCCGGGAATCGTCGGTCAGCAGGTCGGCCGGGGCACCGGCGGCGGTGGTGACCGCGAACGACAGGCCCTTCTGGGTCGTCATCGGCCGGAAGGTGTCCTCCACGTAGTCGATGAGCTGACGCAGCGTCACCCGCTCGGGGGAGACGTCCATCTTGCCGGCCTCGACCTTGGACAGGTCCAGGATGTCGTTGATCAACTGGAGGAGGTCGGAGCCGGCGGAGTGGATGATGCCCGCGTACTCGACCTGCTTCGGGGTGAGGTTGCGCGACGGGTTCTGCGCGAGCAACTGGGCGAGGATCAGCAGGCTGTTGAGCGGGGTGCGCAGCTCGTGGCTCATGTTGGCCAGGAACTCCGACTTGTACTTCGAGGCCAGCGAGAGCTGCTGGGCACGGGTCTCCAGCTCCTGCCGGGCCTGCTCGATCTGGAGGTTCTTCGCCTCGATGTCCCGGTTCTGCGTGGCGAGCAGGGACGCCTTCTCCTCCAGCTCGGCGTTGGAGCGCTGCAACTCCTCCTGCTGCACCTGGAGTTCCTCGGAACGGGCCTGGAGCTCGACGGTCAGCCGCTGCGACTCGGCCAGCAGTTCGTCGGTGCGGGCGTTGGCCACGATGGTGTTGACGTTGGCGCCGATGGTCTCCATGAGCTGCGTCAGGAAGGTCCGGTGCACGGGGCCGAACGGCGTGACCGACGCCAGCTCGATCACGCCGAGGACCTGGCCCTCGACCACCATCGGCTCCAGCAGCAGCGTGGTCGGCACCACCTCGCCCAGCCCGGAGGAGATGGTCACGTAACCGGGCGGCAGCGCGTCCACGACGATGGTGCGCCGGCTGCGCGCGGCCTGCCCGACCAGGGTGCGCCCGAAGGCGATGCGCGTCGGCCGCGCCGGCTCCGCGGGGCAGCCGTAGGAGCCGACCAGCCGCAGCTCGGGCCCGTCCTCGCCGTCCTCGGCCAGGTAGAAGGCGCCGTACTGGGCGGAGACCAGCGGCACCAGCTCGTCCATGATCAGCTCGGCGACGACGGGCAGGTCGCGGTGACCCTGCATCAGGCCGGAGATCCGGGCGAGGTTGGTCTTGAGCCAGTCCTGCTCCTGGTTGGCCCGGGTGGTCTCGCGCAGGGACTCCACCATCGCGTTGATGTTGTCCTTCAGCTCGGCGACCTCGCCGGACGCCTCCACGTTGACGGAGCGCGTCAGATCGCCCTCGGCGACCGCGCTGGTCACCCCGGCGATCGCGCGGACCTGCCGGGTGAGGTTGCCGGCCAGTTCGTTGACGTTCTCGGTGAGCCGCTTCCAGGTGCCGGAGACGCCCTCCACCTCGGCCTGCCCGCCGAGGCGCCCCTCGGTGCCGACCTCGCGGGCGACCCGCGTCACCTCGTCGGCGAACGCGGACAGGGTGTCGACCATCGTGTTGATCGTCGTCTTGAGTTCGAGGATCTCGCCGCGGGCGTCGACGTCGATCTTCTGCGACAGGTCGCCCCGGGCCACCGCCGTCGTCACCAGCGCGATGTTGCGCACCTGGCCGGTGAGGTTGTTGGCCATCGAGTTGACGTTGTCGGTGAGGTCCTTCCAGGTGCCGGCCACGTTCGGCACGTGCGCCTGCCCGCCGAGGCGTCCCTCGGTGCCGACCTCGCGGGCGACCCGCGTCACCTCGTCGGCGAACGCGGACAGCGTGTCGACCATCGTGTTGATGACGTCGGCCAGCGCGGCCACCTCGCCCTCGGCCTCGACCGTGATCCGCTGCGACAGGTCGCCCCGCGCCACCGCGCTGGCGACCTGGGCGATGGAGCGGACCTGCCCGGTCAGGTTGGACGCCATCACGTTGACGTTGTCGGTGAGGTCCTTCCAGGTGCCCGAGACGCCCCGCACCTGCGCCTGGCCGCCCAGGTTGCCGGCCGTGCCGACCTCGCGGGCGACGCGGGTGACCTCGTCGGCGAAGGCGGAGAGCTGGTCGACCATCGTGTTGATGGTGTTCTTCAGCTCCAGGATCTCGCCGCGCGCGTCCACGGTGATCTTCTGGGAGAGGTCGCCCTCGGCGACCGCCGTGGCCACCTGGGCGACGTTGCGGACCTGGGCGGTGAGGTTGCCCGCCATGAAGTTCACGGAGTCCGTCAGATCGCGCCAGGTGCCCCGCACGCCCTGCACGTCGGCCTGCCCGCCGAGCCGCCCGTCGGTGCCGACCTCGCGGGCGACGCGGGTGACCTCGTCGGCGAAGGCGGAGAGCTGGTCGACCATCGTGTTGATGGTGTTCTTCAGCTCCAGGATCTCGCCGCGCGCGTCCACGTCGATCTTCTGGGAGAGATCGCCCTCGGCGACCGCCGTGGCCACCTGGGCGATGTCGCGGACCTGCGTGGTCAGGTTGCCCGCCATGGCGTTGACCGAGTCCGTCAGGTCGGCCCAGGTGCCCGAGACCCCCGGCACCCGCGCCTGTCCGCCGAGGGTGCCCTCGGTGCCGACCTCCCGGGCCACCCGCGTGACCTCGGAGGTGAACACGGACAACTGGTCCACCATCCCGTTGAACACGGTGGCGATGTCGCCCATCAGGCCGTCCGCGTCGTCCGGCAGGCGGGTGCCGAAGTCCCCGTCCCGTACGGCGGTCAGGCCCGCCAGGAGCCGCCGCAGCTCCCGGTCGCCCGGGACCGCGTCCACCGTCCCGGCGCTCTCGCTGGTCATGCGCATCCTCGTTCCGCTCCCCAGGAGTCCTCGGCCGCCGAGGACTCGGAACCCCTCCGGGGACCGCCGCGCGGCCCCGTCCGTCGTGCGTGCGTCCTTGCCCCGCACACGTCTTCGCAGTTCACGGATCTGCCCGATGAGAAAAATACGTCAGAGGCTAACCCGGGCGCCGGGAACCCACCAAGAAGTACCCCGGGCCGGGTGGGACCGCTCCCGTCCGGCGACACGCGTTCGAATGCGGCGGCCCCGGGCGGGTATTCATCCGGGGGAGCCGGTCCGGCCCGCGGTATCCGCCCCGGGCCCGTCACCCACCGACCGGCGCGGGAGGAAAGGGGCAGCGTGCCGACGGACAGCATCTGGTCGTTCCGGGCGGACAGCGGGTACGTGGAGGGGCGGGACCCGACGGGGTTCGCCGTCCACGCGAGCGACGGTGCCGTCGGGCGCGTGGACCGGCAGGCCGGCCACTTCGGCATGCGCCACCTGGTCGTCGACACGGGGGTGTGGGTCTTCGGCCGCAGCGCGCTCGTCCCGGTGGGCGTCGTCCGGCGCGTCGACCCGGCCGCCCGCAGGGTGACCCTGGGCTGCACCCGGGCGGAGGTGAAGGCCGCGCCCCGCTTCCGTACCGACAGCGAGACGATGGACCGGGCGTACCTGGCGGCCGTCGGCGACTACTACCACCGGCTCGCGGCGGGGGAGGCCCGCCGCCCCTGAGCGGGTGCCGCACGCCCGCACGGCACGTTCCGGGGAACCACGCAGGGGGAACCGGCCGGCCGGACCCCCTGCGCCCCGCCGCCCGCGAGGACCGACCCCGACCCGGCCGGCGCGTGTCCGGCCCGGCCACGTGGCCCCGGGGGGCGCCCCGCTCACCAGGGCATGAACACGTGGATGTCCTTGCCCCGCGCGCCGGTGACCACGCTCACCTGGTCGGACAGGGTGTGGATCAGGTGCCAGCCGATGCCCCCGCCGCCGCTGCTGGGATGGAAGGGGCGCGGCGCGGGCTCCGTCGCGCTGGTGTCGTGCATCACCACGTGCACCCCGTCGAAGGTCCTGCGCAGCCGCAACTGGAAGGGGCCCGGCGCGTACTGCACGGCGTTGGCCGCGAGTTCGGTGACGACCAGCAGGATGTCGTCCCAGTGCTCGGGCGCCGCCGGGGGCGCCACCCGGGCCAGGTCGCCGAGGAAGTCCTCGGCGACCAGACGCGCACCGGTCACGTTGTGCAGTTCCCCGGTGAAGCTGGCGATGCGGTTCGTGATCTCCTCGGAAGCCAGTGTCCTGTCCCAACGCGGCTCGGCTGCCATCTCGCCTTCCCGGCCCGGCACGGGCCGGGCATCGTCCTTGTCCTGCGCCCCCCTGGTTGGTTAGTTCCCGTGCGGGCGGAGCCTACGCGCGTGCACCGGGGACGGAGCGGCGCGAGGGGCGCCGGGGAGGGGACGGGACGGCGGGGGCGCGGGGTCAGCGGAAGAACACGTTGTCCGCATCGTCCCAGCTGGCCGGCTCCTCCGCGGGCGGCCGGCGGCGCGAGCGCGCCTCGTACATCGCGTCGATCTCGGCGGCGTAGGTCCGGACGATCTCGTCGCGGCGCAGCTTCATCGACGGGGTCAGCAGTCCGCTGGCGACGTCGAACGGTTCCGGCAGGATGCGGAACACCCGGATGGACTCGGAACGGGAGACGGCGCTGTTGGCGGCGGCGACGGCCCGCGCGATCTCCTCGCGCAGCGCGTTCTCCTCGCGGGCCTCGCGGATCGACGCGTCGCCCTGGAGGGCCAGGCCCGCCCGCCAGTGCGACAGGAACCGCGGATCCAGCGTGATCAGCGCGCCGACGCAGGGCCGGTTGTCGCCCACCACGACCGCCTGGTGGACCAGCGGGTGCTCGCGCAGCCGCTCCTCCAGCGCGGACGGCGTCACGCTCTTGCCGCCGCTGGTGATGATGACGTCCTTCTTGCGGCCGGTGATCGTCAGGTAGCCCTCCTGGTCCAGGTGGCCGAGGTCGCCGGTGGCGAACCAGCCCTCCCGCAGCACCGCACGGGTCGCGGCCTCCCGGCCCACGTACCCCTGGAACATCGAGGGGGCGCGGACCAGGATCTCCCCGTCCTCCGCCAGGTGGACGTCGACGCCGGGCAGCGGCTTGCCGACCGTGCCGGACTTCTCGCGGCCCAGCGGCTGCATGGTCAGCCCGCCGCTGGTCTCGGTCAGGCCGTACCCGTCGTGCACGTAGACGCCGATGCCCTCGTAGAACAGCGACAGGTCGCGGCTGAGCGGCGAGCCGCCCGAGGTGGCCCGGCGCACCCGCCCGCCGAGGGCCGTGCGCAGCCGGCGGTACACCGTCCGCTCGTACAGCGCGTGCTGCATCCGCAGGTCCAGGCCCGGACCCGGCCCGCGGTCGAGGCGGCGGCGCTCCAGGGCCTCGGCGAAGTCCCGCGCGGTCTCCGCGGCCCGCTCGAACAGCGCGCCGCGGCCCGACTCCTGCGCGGCGCGCAGGAAGTTCTTGTAGAGCCGCTCCAGCACCGAGGGGACCGCGTAGAGGTACGTCGGCCGCAGGGTGCGCAGGGCCCGGGACAACGCCTCCTCGCTCATCGCGGGCTCGTGCCCCATCAGCAGCCCGCCGCGCAGGCACAGCGTCTGGATCATCAGCCCGTACACGTGGGAGAAGGGCAGGAAGGCGAGGATCACGCCCTGCTCGCCCGGGGGCGCCACCGTGTGGCCCCAGCCGGCGAGCAGCGTGTCGCACGGGCTGGCGACGCTGCGGTGGCTCAGCGCGCAGCCGAGGGCCTGGCCGGAGGTGCCCGAGGTGTAGGCGACGACCGCGGTGGAGTCCGGCAGGACGATCCGGCGCATCGAGTCGACCGTGGCCGGCGGGATGTACTCGCCGCGCTCCACCAGCATCTCCACCGCGCCGGCGTCGAGCTGCCAGACGTGTCCGAGCGCGGGCAGGGTGGCGCAGACCGAGCCCACGGTCATCACGCTCTGCTCGTCCTCGACCACCACGGCCACGCAGCGGGCGTCGCGCAGGATCCATTCGACCTGCTCACGCGAGGACGAGGGATAGATGGGCACGACCTCGGCGCCGACGGTCCACAGGGCGTAGCTGAAGAGCGTCCACTCGTACCGGGTGCGGGCGAGGATGGCGACCCGGTCGCCGGGGGATATGCCGCAGACGATCAGGCCCTTGGCCAGGGCGACCACCTCGTCCCGGAACCGCGCCGCCGACACCGTCACCCACTCGGCGGAGGACGGCACGGGCCGCCGGGCGAGCACCGGGAGCCGGGGCGTGCGGTCCGCCGTCTCGAAGACACTGTCGGCGAGTCCGCCGGTCAGGGGCGAGGCGGCGGGGGGAGCGAGGGCGAGTTCGCGCATGCGCTGCTCCTGAGCTGTACAGAGGGTGACGTCGCGGACGGGCACCGTCATCGGCCGGGAGCTCGAATCTAGCCGAGCCGGGGACACCGGGGGGCCGGGACGGCGGAAGTGTGGCCGCCTGGTGATCTCGGCCGGATCGGGGGACCCGGGGAGCATGACCTTCACGAACCCCGATCCCGATCCCGAGCGCACCACCGGCCTGGAGCCGGGTGGCGGCGTCCCGCCCGGGGAGACCCCGCCCGCGGAGAGCAGCCTGCCGGAGGCGGGCCCCTACGAATCGCACAACCCGCCCAAGGGATGGGCGAAGGGCCCGCTGACGCTGATCCTCGCGCTGGTCGTGGTCTTCGCGGCGGGTCTGCTGGGATACGCCCTCGCCCTGATCTTCTGACCGGCCGCGCCCCACCGCCCGGCGCCCGACCACCGCCCGGCCGCTGCCCGGCGCCCCGACCGCCGCCGGGCGGCCCCGGCCCGCGCGGACGCGGGCCGCTGGGGCCGACGGGCCCCCGTCCGCGTCCCGGGCCCCGGTGGAACGGGCGGGCGGCCCCGCCCGCCCGCCGGGGTGACCTCGCCACGGGCGTCCGCCCGCACGCATGGCCACCGCCACGGTCTCCGGGCCCGCCCGCGCCGGCCCGCCCGCCCCTGGCGCGGCGCCCGGCGGGGTCTCCCGCTCCCGTGCGGGCCGGGCGGCCCGGCGGCCGGGCCCTTCGCCACGCCGGGCGGGCTCGGGGCCGCCGTGCCGGGACCTCGTCGCGCCGCCTCCGGCACCGGCCCGCGGCCGGTCTCCCGCGTTCGCGGGCCCGGCGGCCCGGCGGCCCGGCGGCCCTGCGGGCCCGGCTGCGGCTGCCGTCGCCGGGCCGTCGGCTGCGGGCCGGGAGCCCCGGCCACCGGCGTCGCGCGCGTGCTGCCCGTCGACCGGTGACGGTGGCCGCTGTCAGGCCGCCTGGGTGCGGGCGACGCAGGCGGCGACGACCTCGCGCAGGCTGCCGGTGCGTGCCAGCAGTTCGCGCTGGACCCGGGCGCCGTTGCCGTGGCGCAGCAGCTCCGCGGCGCCCTCCCGCACCCGGTCCAGGTCGCCGTCGGCGGCCAGCGCCTCCCCCGTGTGGGCCAGCAGCCGGTCGACCACCGCGGCGGCCGGCGCCCGCCGCATCGTCTCCGGGTGCAGCAGCTCCCCGGTCAGCCCGGAGCGGGCGGCCCGCCACGCGGCCAGCCGCAGCAGGCTCACGCTGTGCGCGGCCGGCGCCGCGCCCTCGCGCCACTCCCGCACCGCCGTCTCCACCAGGGCGCGGGCCAGCGCGGCGACCAGGACGGCGGTCCGGGCGTCCAGGCACACGTCCGCGACGCGGAACTCCACCGTCGGATAGCGCGGGGAGAGCCGGACGTCGAAGTAGACCATCCGCTCGTCGAGGATGGTGCCGGTGGCGACCATGTCGGCGACCCGTCGCCGGTAGTCCGCGGCCGAGCCGAACAGCTCCGTCGGGCCGGCCGACGGCCACCGCTGCCACACCCGGCTGCGATAGCTGCTGTACGAGGAATCGCGGCCCTGCCAGAAGGGGGAGTTGGCGCTGAGCGCCGAGAGCACCGGCAGCCACGGCCGCACCCGGTCGATCACCGCGACGCCCTCCTCGTCGCCGTCCACCGCGACGTGCACGTGGCAGCCGAGCACCAGTTGCTCGTGGACCACGACGCCGTACTGGGCGGCCATCCACCGGTAGCGCCGGTGCCCGCCGACCGAGGGCGTGACCGGCAACGGGGAGGTGGCGAGCGCCGCGACCGCGCAGCCGGCCCCCGCGGCGTGCCGCGCCGCCTCCGCGCGGCAGCGCACGATGTCGGCGTGCAGCAGCCCGAGGTCCGTCTGCGGACGCGTGGCGAACTCCAGCATCTGGCCGTGGAGCTCCTCCTCGAAGACGCCCCGCGGGGCGGCGCCGCGTCCCGCGCGGGCGAGGACGGCGGCCGACTGCGCGCGCGGCTCACCGGAGTCTGGGTCGACCAGGAGGAGTTCCTCCTCCACTCCGACGGTACGCACCTGATGCCGCCCTCTCTGCGCGGGCCCGGCCGCGGTGTCGGCGGGACACTCCCGCCCGTGCACCCCGACTGCCCCCGCACGCCGGGCGGACACCTCCCCGGGGCTCAGGGGAGCGACGGCGCGTCCGGCGCGAGCCACACCGTGGCCAGCGGCGGCAGCGTGATCCGGACCGCGCCGTCCTGCGGCGCGACCGGGCCGGGCCGGGTGACGCCGCCGCCGCCGTACTTCGCGTCGTCGGTGTTGAGGACCTCCCGCCAGGCGGCGGGGCCCTCCGGCACGGCGAGCGCGTAGTCGTGGCGGACGACGGGGGAGAAGTTCGACACCGCCAGCAGCGGGGCGCCTGCCGCGTCCAGCCGCAGGAAGGCGAGGACGTTGTCGTCGGCCGCG
This genomic window contains:
- a CDS encoding AMP-dependent synthetase/ligase, which gives rise to MRELALAPPAASPLTGGLADSVFETADRTPRLPVLARRPVPSSAEWVTVSAARFRDEVVALAKGLIVCGISPGDRVAILARTRYEWTLFSYALWTVGAEVVPIYPSSSREQVEWILRDARCVAVVVEDEQSVMTVGSVCATLPALGHVWQLDAGAVEMLVERGEYIPPATVDSMRRIVLPDSTAVVAYTSGTSGQALGCALSHRSVASPCDTLLAGWGHTVAPPGEQGVILAFLPFSHVYGLMIQTLCLRGGLLMGHEPAMSEEALSRALRTLRPTYLYAVPSVLERLYKNFLRAAQESGRGALFERAAETARDFAEALERRRLDRGPGPGLDLRMQHALYERTVYRRLRTALGGRVRRATSGGSPLSRDLSLFYEGIGVYVHDGYGLTETSGGLTMQPLGREKSGTVGKPLPGVDVHLAEDGEILVRAPSMFQGYVGREAATRAVLREGWFATGDLGHLDQEGYLTITGRKKDVIITSGGKSVTPSALEERLREHPLVHQAVVVGDNRPCVGALITLDPRFLSHWRAGLALQGDASIREAREENALREEIARAVAAANSAVSRSESIRVFRILPEPFDVASGLLTPSMKLRRDEIVRTYAAEIDAMYEARSRRRPPAEEPASWDDADNVFFR
- a CDS encoding ATP-binding protein — encoded protein: MAAEPRWDRTLASEEITNRIASFTGELHNVTGARLVAEDFLGDLARVAPPAAPEHWDDILLVVTELAANAVQYAPGPFQLRLRRTFDGVHVVMHDTSATEPAPRPFHPSSGGGGIGWHLIHTLSDQVSVVTGARGKDIHVFMPW
- a CDS encoding HAMP domain-containing protein; its protein translation is MTSESAGTVDAVPGDRELRRLLAGLTAVRDGDFGTRLPDDADGLMGDIATVFNGMVDQLSVFTSEVTRVAREVGTEGTLGGQARVPGVSGTWADLTDSVNAMAGNLTTQVRDIAQVATAVAEGDLSQKIDVDARGEILELKNTINTMVDQLSAFADEVTRVAREVGTDGRLGGQADVQGVRGTWRDLTDSVNFMAGNLTAQVRNVAQVATAVAEGDLSQKITVDARGEILELKNTINTMVDQLSAFADEVTRVAREVGTAGNLGGQAQVRGVSGTWKDLTDNVNVMASNLTGQVRSIAQVASAVARGDLSQRITVEAEGEVAALADVINTMVDTLSAFADEVTRVAREVGTEGRLGGQAHVPNVAGTWKDLTDNVNSMANNLTGQVRNIALVTTAVARGDLSQKIDVDARGEILELKTTINTMVDTLSAFADEVTRVAREVGTEGRLGGQAEVEGVSGTWKRLTENVNELAGNLTRQVRAIAGVTSAVAEGDLTRSVNVEASGEVAELKDNINAMVESLRETTRANQEQDWLKTNLARISGLMQGHRDLPVVAELIMDELVPLVSAQYGAFYLAEDGEDGPELRLVGSYGCPAEPARPTRIAFGRTLVGQAARSRRTIVVDALPPGYVTISSGLGEVVPTTLLLEPMVVEGQVLGVIELASVTPFGPVHRTFLTQLMETIGANVNTIVANARTDELLAESQRLTVELQARSEELQVQQEELQRSNAELEEKASLLATQNRDIEAKNLQIEQARQELETRAQQLSLASKYKSEFLANMSHELRTPLNSLLILAQLLAQNPSRNLTPKQVEYAGIIHSAGSDLLQLINDILDLSKVEAGKMDVSPERVTLRQLIDYVEDTFRPMTTQKGLSFAVTTAAGAPADLLTDDSRLRQVLRNLLSNAVKFTERGSVELSVAPAPDDEVPADVIRGGAVVAFRVSDTGIGIPEQNLESVFGAFQQADGTTSRKYGGTGLGLSITREIAQLLGGAVTVDSTPGRGSTFTLFLPVARPDFEEVLEHAGESLPASSAAPLPRPAPREPAGGHRNRPRRLLVVEERPRGLLTLVAESVVADLAHGRDDTGDRPPVDVITAVGAQEAAGALAAEPCHCVVLELGLPDGEASRFLGALRGDSALASVPVLVHSGHRADAAQEASLRSGAQGGSLEFLSSLDELRERIALHLAADEPGDVLPLVRHEQPGRLPEPPADGPPTGRTVLVVDDDARNLFALSGILELHGFRVLHAENGRRGIETLVDHPEVALVLMDVMMPEMDGYTATAEIRRMPRYADLPIIAVTAKAMPGDREKSLASGASDYVTKPVDTRDLIACVRRWLPA
- a CDS encoding glutamate--cysteine ligase — protein: MRTVGVEEELLLVDPDSGEPRAQSAAVLARAGRGAAPRGVFEEELHGQMLEFATRPQTDLGLLHADIVRCRAEAARHAAGAGCAVAALATSPLPVTPSVGGHRRYRWMAAQYGVVVHEQLVLGCHVHVAVDGDEEGVAVIDRVRPWLPVLSALSANSPFWQGRDSSYSSYRSRVWQRWPSAGPTELFGSAADYRRRVADMVATGTILDERMVYFDVRLSPRYPTVEFRVADVCLDARTAVLVAALARALVETAVREWREGAAPAAHSVSLLRLAAWRAARSGLTGELLHPETMRRAPAAAVVDRLLAHTGEALAADGDLDRVREGAAELLRHGNGARVQRELLARTGSLREVVAACVARTQAA
- a CDS encoding DUF6480 family protein is translated as MTFTNPDPDPERTTGLEPGGGVPPGETPPAESSLPEAGPYESHNPPKGWAKGPLTLILALVVVFAAGLLGYALALIF